Proteins encoded within one genomic window of Streptomyces rubradiris:
- a CDS encoding MarR family winged helix-turn-helix transcriptional regulator, with the protein MTTPDPDGLLAEQLLRLTRRVHRIQKRHLEQRDLGITPAQSRLLRTLAHYPSPPRMADLAERLEVVPRAVTTLVDGLEAGGRVRRVPDPANRRVTRIELTDEGRAALLELRGARRSAAEEILAPLTEKERQVLGVLLDTLIDGEPAPRC; encoded by the coding sequence ATGACCACCCCCGATCCCGACGGCCTGCTCGCCGAGCAGTTGCTACGGCTCACCCGCAGGGTGCACCGCATCCAGAAACGCCATCTGGAACAGCGCGACCTGGGCATCACCCCGGCCCAGTCCCGGCTGCTGCGCACCCTCGCGCACTACCCCTCGCCGCCGCGCATGGCCGACCTGGCCGAGCGGCTGGAGGTCGTGCCGCGCGCGGTGACGACGCTGGTCGACGGGCTGGAGGCGGGCGGCAGGGTCCGGCGGGTGCCGGACCCGGCGAACCGGCGCGTGACCCGGATCGAGCTGACCGACGAGGGCCGCGCGGCCCTGCTGGAGCTGCGCGGCGCCCGCCGCTCGGCGGCCGAGGAGATACTGGCGCCGCTGACGGAGAAGGAGCGCCAGGTGCTCGGCGTGCTGCTGGACACGCTGATCGACGGGGAGCCCGCGCCGCGCTGCTGA
- a CDS encoding peptide-N4-asparagine amidase, translating into MRRQLVMSMLAGATLLASALFGTGAPTARAVDVPAEFGTDWHDPVTAAPPVGRPHTRSCQVTLADARFRDFTPYHGTYAPPEGCGDRWSKVVLRLDGKVKGRQYDRLGYLRVGGVEVLRTSTPEPSPDGIEWHVEKDVTRYSETFRAARDVEMLIGNVVDDTYTGVIDVHVTLAFYAGRPAAPAPDRVLTLADTPAGTTLTTPRNSERIVAEVYATGSGGGCEEFWYLTVADPAPYSCKADHGPYREVRISVDGRLAGIAAPYPHVWTGGWSNPFLWYVVPAPRAFDVRPVEYDLTPFAGLLNDGRPHRVEVSVAGVPAGQPGWSTPVNVLVWQDPHRAHVPGALIEDTAADLANSSVHTPGREHRVDTEAGHRLTVSGYLDTSHGRVTTTVTRTLAHASVHRWTDGENTDGLDAFWSDDESVGTTGRGPARTTHTHRTYTMNGTVTLGPDDRLRTVLTVGDRASAVTREGGRRTAWSRLDDTYSGDATYTLNVPRDQRHAVGTSTERYRLVGSAGCYDRSLTTVQGVLTEDRDRC; encoded by the coding sequence ATGAGACGACAGTTAGTCATGTCCATGCTTGCCGGAGCGACCCTCCTGGCGAGCGCGCTCTTCGGCACGGGTGCGCCGACCGCCCGAGCGGTGGACGTACCCGCCGAGTTCGGCACCGACTGGCACGACCCGGTGACCGCGGCCCCGCCCGTCGGCCGGCCGCACACCCGCTCCTGCCAGGTCACCCTCGCCGACGCACGGTTCCGTGACTTCACGCCCTACCACGGCACCTACGCGCCCCCCGAGGGCTGCGGCGACCGCTGGAGCAAGGTCGTGCTGCGCCTCGACGGGAAGGTGAAGGGCCGTCAGTACGACCGGCTCGGCTATCTGCGGGTCGGCGGGGTCGAGGTCCTGCGCACCTCCACCCCGGAACCCTCGCCCGACGGCATCGAGTGGCACGTCGAGAAGGACGTCACCCGCTACAGCGAGACCTTCCGCGCCGCCCGGGACGTCGAGATGCTGATCGGCAACGTGGTGGACGACACCTACACCGGTGTCATCGACGTACACGTCACCCTGGCCTTCTACGCGGGGCGCCCCGCGGCCCCCGCGCCCGACCGGGTCCTCACCCTCGCCGACACGCCCGCCGGTACGACGCTCACCACCCCGCGCAACAGCGAACGGATCGTCGCCGAGGTGTACGCGACCGGTTCGGGCGGCGGCTGCGAGGAGTTCTGGTACCTGACCGTCGCCGATCCGGCGCCGTACTCCTGCAAGGCCGACCACGGGCCGTACCGGGAGGTGCGGATCAGCGTCGACGGGCGGCTCGCCGGCATCGCCGCGCCGTACCCGCACGTGTGGACGGGCGGCTGGTCCAACCCCTTCCTCTGGTACGTCGTCCCGGCCCCGCGCGCCTTCGACGTGCGGCCCGTCGAGTACGACCTCACGCCCTTCGCCGGCCTGCTCAACGACGGCCGCCCGCACCGCGTCGAGGTGTCCGTCGCCGGGGTGCCGGCGGGGCAGCCGGGCTGGAGCACACCGGTGAACGTCCTGGTCTGGCAGGACCCGCACCGGGCCCACGTCCCCGGCGCGCTCATCGAGGACACCGCCGCCGACCTCGCCAACTCCTCGGTCCACACGCCCGGCCGGGAGCACCGGGTGGACACCGAGGCGGGGCACCGGCTCACCGTCTCCGGCTACCTGGACACCTCTCACGGACGGGTGACCACCACCGTCACCCGGACGCTCGCCCACGCCTCCGTCCACCGCTGGACCGACGGCGAGAACACGGACGGACTCGACGCCTTCTGGAGTGACGACGAATCGGTCGGGACCACCGGCCGGGGACCGGCGCGCACGACGCACACCCATCGGACGTACACCATGAACGGCACCGTCACCCTGGGCCCGGACGACCGGCTGCGCACCGTGCTCACGGTCGGCGACCGGGCGTCGGCGGTGACGCGCGAGGGCGGCCGGCGCACCGCGTGGTCGCGGCTGGACGACACCTACAGCGGCGACGCCACGTACACGCTGAACGTCCCGCGCGACCAGCGGCACGCGGTGGGCACATCGACCGAGCGCTACCGTCTCGTCGGCTCGGCGGGCTGCTACGACCGCTCGCTGACCACGGTCCAGGGCGTGCTGACGGAGGACCGCGACCGCTGCTGA
- a CDS encoding M1 family metallopeptidase, with amino-acid sequence MKAPVTNPSGRHRRAVRTLAGAVVLALALAGAAVVTVSAPFAGPGRRPAPGAPATAAGPAPSPGAPGIGDPLMPLAGNGGYTVRRYTLDFDWRAPRTPFEAAASISATADQALSRFDLDFAGNTLHRVTVDGAPAAAERHGDELVVTPAKPIPRGRAFTVRVAYTADPTQGRHRDDAIQDYGWVPTPDGTVVCAQPDGARMIFPANDHPSLRAPITFRVTTPPGVSAVANGRLVGTERHPDGRTRWTYDSEQPIAAQLVQLAIGRFTFVDSEGPRGLPVRDVVPDGLVADTEEYRSLTPDHLAWLEQRLGPYPFRRYGVLVGDTDLPVALETQSLAVVPRDDLLGDRVGAERNLVHELTHHWTGDSVAIRRWSDLWLSEGHARYYERLYSDEHGGAELESVMRAAYERHDQWRHDEGAPAEPTDATLFKVMRYDGSALVLFALREKVGEETFGRIERAWVTAYRGRAAGTRDFIALASRVAGEDLGPFLHPWLYGAHTPPMPGHPDWQVDPVED; translated from the coding sequence GTGAAAGCACCGGTCACAAACCCGTCGGGACGGCACCGCCGGGCCGTCCGCACGCTCGCCGGAGCCGTCGTACTCGCCCTCGCCCTCGCGGGAGCCGCCGTCGTCACCGTCAGCGCCCCGTTCGCCGGTCCGGGCCGGCGACCCGCCCCCGGCGCACCGGCCACGGCCGCCGGTCCGGCCCCGTCGCCCGGCGCGCCGGGCATCGGCGATCCGCTCATGCCGCTGGCCGGCAACGGCGGTTACACCGTCCGCCGTTACACGCTCGACTTCGACTGGCGGGCCCCCCGCACACCCTTCGAGGCCGCGGCCTCCATCAGCGCCACCGCCGACCAGGCCCTGTCCCGCTTCGACCTGGACTTCGCGGGCAACACGCTGCACCGCGTGACCGTCGACGGGGCGCCGGCCGCAGCCGAGCGCCACGGTGACGAACTCGTCGTCACCCCCGCGAAACCCATCCCGCGCGGCCGCGCGTTCACCGTCCGCGTCGCCTACACCGCCGACCCCACGCAGGGACGCCACCGCGACGACGCCATCCAGGACTACGGCTGGGTCCCCACGCCCGACGGGACCGTCGTCTGCGCGCAGCCCGACGGCGCCCGGATGATCTTCCCGGCCAACGACCACCCCAGTCTGCGGGCGCCCATCACCTTCCGCGTGACGACCCCGCCCGGAGTCAGCGCGGTGGCCAACGGCCGCCTCGTCGGCACCGAGCGGCACCCCGACGGCCGCACCCGCTGGACGTACGACTCCGAACAGCCGATCGCGGCGCAGCTGGTCCAGCTGGCCATCGGAAGGTTCACGTTCGTCGACAGCGAGGGGCCGCGCGGGCTGCCCGTGCGGGACGTGGTGCCGGACGGCCTGGTCGCGGACACCGAGGAGTACCGTTCGCTCACCCCGGACCACCTGGCCTGGCTGGAACAGCGGCTCGGCCCCTACCCGTTCCGCCGCTACGGCGTGCTGGTCGGGGACACCGACCTGCCGGTGGCGCTGGAGACCCAGTCGCTCGCCGTCGTGCCCCGGGACGACCTGCTGGGCGACCGGGTCGGCGCGGAACGCAACCTCGTGCACGAACTGACCCACCATTGGACTGGTGACAGCGTCGCCATCCGGCGCTGGTCCGACCTGTGGCTGAGCGAGGGTCACGCCCGTTACTACGAACGGCTGTACTCCGACGAGCACGGCGGGGCCGAGCTGGAGTCCGTGATGCGGGCGGCGTACGAGCGGCACGACCAGTGGCGGCACGACGAGGGGGCGCCCGCCGAACCCACCGACGCCACGCTGTTCAAGGTGATGCGGTACGACGGCTCGGCGCTGGTGCTGTTCGCGCTGCGGGAAAAGGTCGGCGAGGAGACCTTCGGCCGGATCGAGCGGGCCTGGGTGACCGCCTACCGGGGCCGGGCGGCCGGCACCCGGGACTTCATCGCGCTCGCGTCCCGGGTCGCGGGCGAGGACCTCGGCCCGTTCCTCCACCCGTGGCTGTACGGCGCGCACACCCCGCCGATGCCGGGGCATCCCGACTGGCAGGTGGACCCGGTGGAGGACTGA